The Ananas comosus cultivar F153 linkage group 2, ASM154086v1, whole genome shotgun sequence genome contains a region encoding:
- the LOC109725600 gene encoding enhancer of mRNA-decapping protein 4-like isoform X1 — protein MASPSGNPNQSSPFELGKLFKPPPNPNPNPSAPPPFPPPSSYAAAPPPYQAAPPPLGPYSYPPATPPLHHHPFLHYPKEPLHRPTISYPAPPPHLTSPTPSPTPNPSPPAGPNAGARLMQLLGNAAPTHLESVVSMPLPSSILQDFPPPPSPAASSPILQAIPSAPPAVMAGVAQPPPARMPSSKMPRGRHLGAGDRAVYDVDSRLQGESQPPQLEVTPITKYTSDPGLVLGRQIAVNRSYIVYGLKLGNIRVLNINTALRSLLRGHTQRVTDMAFFAEDVHLLASASVDGRVFVWKIDEGPDEENKPQITGKIVIAIQIVGDAESFHPRICWHSHKQEILFVGIGKLVLKIDVTKVGRGKEFTAEEPLKSPMEKPIDGVQLIGKHDGDVTDLSISQWMTTRLASASKDGTVKIWDERKGVPLAILKPHDGQAVNSVAFLTSPHRPDHINLITAGPLNREVRIWASESEEGWLLPSDSELWQCNQTLDLRSSSEPRLEEAFFNQVVVLPRASLIILANAKKNAIYAVHIEYGPFPAATRMDYIADFTVTMPILSLTGTNEYLPDGEQVVQVYCVQTMAIQQYALDLAQCLPPPNDGNTTLGRDSSVSRSFDALTLETAEASRGSTSSIAESAIATSDPASSASAEVISSRDFSVSNLEVKPSAPPLLYSEADASRVPTLPIPLDIDLAGIPALKSPSKGSEHAPDTPANNNMAREEPRGGQTDISSVQDPHLMFKPGGNPTHLITPSEIMAGVLSSSENTQVNQAIKSNELKIKDRAASDSYESVEMDVKVVDESRLNQNLEFTRKDSQGALEENKEKIAKNSETSTEVVDRDSALKEISGLEDLHSRDEKTTAEFLEQPPGTSKEEVQDSTKDVPEKFEESAVATVAQSASAAKGKKQKAKQPQASIPSSPVVSPFNSTDSSNEPGSSESVPPTDAVLPQISSMHDMLNQVIALQKDLQKQMSVMVVVPVTKEGKRVEAALGRTMEKSIKANVDAMWARFQEENAKFEKAERDRTQQITNLITSCMNKDLPTLFERALKKEISALAPAVARAMTPVVEKTISSAIADAFQRGVGDKAVNQLEKSVNSKLEATVARQIQAQFQTSGKQALQDSLRSCLESSLIPAFEQSCRVMFEQVDATFQKGMSEHTAAAQQQLEAAHTPLAITLRDAVNSASSITQSLTTELVDGQRKLLALLAAANPKAVNPNAQANNGPMAGLPDLALSVQQVEAPLDPTKELNRLISERKYEEAFTMALQRSDVSIVSWLCSQVDLHGICSTVPLPLNQGVLLALLQQLACDISNETSRKVAWMTDVAVAINPTDPMISVHVRPIFEQVYNILAHQRSLPSTTASEATNIRLIMHVINSVLMSCK, from the exons ATGGCGTCCCCCTCCGGAAACCCTAACCAATCCAGCCCCTTCGAGCTCGGGAAGCTGTTCAAGCCCCctcccaaccctaaccctaaccctagcgcACCCCCTCCCTTCCCGCCTCCGTCCTCCTacgccgccgctccgccgccgtaccaggcggcgccgccgcccctcGGGCCCTACTCGTACCCTCCCGCCACGCCGCCGCTCCACCACCACCCCTTCCTCCACTACCCCAAGGAGCCCCTCCACCGCCCCACCATCTCCTACCCCGCGCCCCCTCCCCACCTTACGAGCCCGACCCCGAGCCCGACCCCGAACCCTAGCCCCCCCGCGGGGCCGAACGCCGGCGCCCGCCTCATGCAGCTCCTCGGGAACGCCGCCCCGACCCACCTCGAATCGGTGGTCTCGATGCCCCTCCCCTCATCCATCCTGCAGGActtcccgccgccgccgtcgcctgcggCGAGCTCGCCGATCTTGCAGGCGATCCCGTCGGCGCCGCCGGCCGTCATGGCGGGGGTCGCGCAGCCGCCGCCGGCGAGGATGCCAAGCAGCAAGATGCCGAGGGGGCGGCACCTCGGCGCCGGCGATCGGGCCGTGTACGACGTGGACTCGAGGCTGCAAGGGGAGTCGCAGCCGCCTCAGCTCGAGGTGACGCCGATCACCAAGTACACCTCGGATCCGGGGCTCGTCCTGGGCCGTCAGATCGCGGTGAACAGGTCGTACATTGTTTACGGTCTCAAACTCGGCAATATCAGGGTGCTCAACATCAACACGGCGTTGAGGTCTCTTCTTCGGGGGCACACTCAG aggGTTACGGACATGGCTTTCTTTGCTGAAGATGTTCACCTTTTAGCAAG TGCCAGTGTAGATGGGAGGGTTTTTGTGTGGAAGATTGATGAGGGACCTGATGAGGAAAATAAGCCACAAATAACAGGAAAAATTGTTATTGCGATACAGATTGTCGGAGATGCAGAATCGTTTCATCCAAGAATATGTTGGCACTCTCACAAACAA GAGATTTTATTTGTTGGAATTGGCAAACTTGTCCTAAAGATTGATGTAACGAAAGTAGGACGTGGAAAAGAGTTTACTGCAGAGGAACCTCTTAAAAGCCCAATGGAGAAGCCGATCGATGGAGTGCAGCTTATTGGTAAACATGATGGGGATGTGACTGATTTATCGATATCCCAGTGGATGACAACTCGATTAGCTTCAGCATCAAAAGATGGCACG GTAAAGATTTGGGATGAGCGCAAGGGAGTGCCTCTTGCTATTTTGAAGCCACATGATGGGCAAGCTGTTAACTCTGTTGCATTCTTGACATCACCTCATCGTCCCGATCACATCAATCTTATAACAGCT GGTCCGCTAAACCGAGAAGTTAGAATTTGGGCTTCTGAGAGTGAAGAAGGTTGGCTATTGCCAAGTGATTCTGAATTGTGGCAGTGTAATCAAACCTTGGATTTGAGAAGTTCTTCAGAACCTCGGCTTGAGGAGGCCTTCTTTAACCAAGTTGTGGTTTTGCCTCGAGCAAGCCTCATTATACTTGCAAATGCAAAAAAGAATGCAATATATGCAGTCCATATTGAATATGGCCCATTTCCAGCTGCTACACGCATGGATTACATAGCAGATTTCACCGTTACAATGCCAATTTTGAGTCTCACGGGAACCAATGAATACCTTCCTGATGGAGAACAGGTCGTTCAAGTCTATTGTGTTCAGACAATGGCTATTCAGCAGTATGCCCTGGATTTGGCACAATGTCTACCTCCACCAAATGATGGTAATACTACACTGGGAAGAGATTCTTCTGTCTCTCGTTCTTTTGACGCCCTTACTTTGGAAACAGCTGAAGCTTCCCGTGGAAGTACTTCTAGCATCGCTGAGAGTGCAATTGCGACTTCAGACCCTGCATCCTCGGCTTCTGCAGAAGTTATTAGTAGTCGTGATTTCTCTGTATCTAATCTTGAAGTCAAACCATCAGCACCTCCACTTCTTTATTCAGAGGCTGATGCCTCACGTGTTCCAACATTGCCCATTCCTTTGGATATAGATCTTGCAGGAATTCCTGCTTTAAAAAGCCCTTCAAAAGGTTCTGAACATGCACCTGATACTCCTGCAAATAATAACATGGCAAGGGAGGAACCTAGAGGGGGTCAAACTGATATATCATCAGTTCAGGATCCTCATTTAATGTTTAAACCAGGTGGCAATCCAACCCATCTTATAACTCCATCTGAAATTATGGCAGGTGTCTTATCTTCCTCTGAGAATACTCAGGTCAATCAAGCAATAAAAAGCAATGAATTGAAAATTAAAGATAGGGCCGCTAGTGATAGCTATGAGAGTGTAGAGATGGACGTAAAGGTTGTGGATGAGAGTAGATTAAACCAAAATTTGGAATTCACTAGAAAAGATTCTCAAGGTGCTCTCGAggagaacaaagaaaaaatcgCCAAAAATTCAGAAACCAGTACTGAGGTAGTTGATCGAGATTCTGCACTAAAAGAGATTTCTGGTTTGGAAGATTTGCATTCTAGAGATGAAAAGACAACTGCAGAGTTCTTGGAGCAGCCACCTGGTACTAGTAAGGAAGAGGTGCAAGACAGCACGAAAGATGTCCCCGAGAAATTTGAAGAGTCGGCTGTTGCTACTGTAGCACAATCTGCTTCAGCTGCAAAAGGGAAGAAGCAGAAAGCGAAGCAACCTCAAGCATCCATTCCATCGTCCCCTGTTGTAAGCCCTTTTAACTCTACGGACTCATCAAATGAACCAGGAAGCAGCGAGAGTGTACCTCCAACTGATGCTGTTTTGCCTCAAATCTCATCCATGCATGACATGTTGAACCAG GTTATTGCATTGCAAAAGGATCTGCAGAAACAGATGAGTGTAATGGTTGTTGTTCCTGTTACCAAGGAAGGCAAAAGAGTGGAAGCAGCCCTAGGGAGGACAATGGAGAAATCTATCAAGGCTAATGTCGACGCTATGTGGGCCCGCTTCCAAGAGGAAAATGCGAAATTTGAGAAGGCTGAGAGGGATCGAACCCAACAGATTACTAATTTGATCACAAGCTGTATGAACAAGGATCTACCTACCTTATTCGAAAGGGCACTAAAGAAGGAAATATCAGCTCTGGCTCCTGCTGTAGCTCGCGCAATGACACCGGTTGTCGAGAAGACCATATCTTCAGCTATAGCGGATGCCTTTCAG AGAGGGGTTGGGGATAAGGCAGTGAATCAGCTGGAGAAGTCGGTTAATTCGAAACTGGAAGCTACGGTGGCTAGGCAAATCCAAGCACAGTTCCAAACTTCCGGCAAACAAGCTCTTCAG GATTCATTGCGATCTTGTTTGGAATCATCACTTATCCCTGCATTCGAGCAATCTTGTAGAGTAATGTTTGAGCAAGTTGATGCCACATTCCAGAAAGGCATGTCTGAACACACTGCCGCTGCTCAGCAGCAACTGGAGGCGGCACATACTCCACTGGCTATTACTCTGAGG GATGCAGTCAACTCTGCATCATCGATCACCCAGAGTCTCACCACTGAATTAGTTGATGGCCAGCGCAAGTTGTTGGCTCTTCTTGCGGCGGCAAACCCTAAAGCAGTCAATCCAAATGCCCAGGCAAACAATGGCCCTATGGCTGGTCTTCCTGATTTG GCCTTATCTGTTCAGCAGGTTGAGGCACCATTGGATCCCACAAAGGAACTGAATAGACTGATATCTGAAAGGAAGTACGAGGAAGCTTTCACGATGGCTCTTCAAAGAAGCGATGTCTCCATTGTCTCTTGGCTTTGCTCTCAG GTTGATTTGCATGGGATATGCTCCACCGTGCCGCTTCCGCTTAACCAAGGAGTGCTCCTCGCTCTTCTACAGCAGTTAGCATGCGACATCAGCAACGAGACGTCACGTAAGGTCGCGTGGATGACGGACGTGGCCGTTGCGATCAATCCCACCGACCCAATGATCTCGGTTCACGTGCGGCCGATATTCGAGCAAGTCTACAACATTTTGGCCCACCAAAGATCACTACCGTCCACGACAGCTTCTGAAGCTACCAATATCCGGCTTATAATGCACGTCATCAACTCGGTGCTAATGAGCTGTAAATGA
- the LOC109725600 gene encoding enhancer of mRNA-decapping protein 4-like isoform X2: protein MASPSGNPNQSSPFELGKLFKPPPNPNPNPSAPPPFPPPSSYAAAPPPYQAAPPPLGPYSYPPATPPLHHHPFLHYPKEPLHRPTISYPAPPPHLTSPTPSPTPNPSPPAGPNAGARLMQLLGNAAPTHLESVVSMPLPSSILQDFPPPPSPAASSPILQAIPSAPPAVMAGVAQPPPARMPSSKMPRGRHLGAGDRAVYDVDSRLQGESQPPQLEVTPITKYTSDPGLVLGRQIAVNRSYIVYGLKLGNIRVLNINTALRSLLRGHTQRVTDMAFFAEDVHLLASASVDGRVFVWKIDEGPDEENKPQITGKIVIAIQIVGDAESFHPRICWHSHKQEILFVGIGKLVLKIDVTKVGRGKEFTAEEPLKSPMEKPIDGVQLIGKHDGDVTDLSISQWMTTRLASASKDGTVKIWDERKGVPLAILKPHDGQAVNSVAFLTSPHRPDHINLITAGPLNREVRIWASESEEGWLLPSDSELWQCNQTLDLRSSSEPRLEEAFFNQVVVLPRASLIILANAKKNAIYAVHIEYGPFPAATRMDYIADFTVTMPILSLTGTNEYLPDGEQVVQVYCVQTMAIQQYALDLAQCLPPPNDGNTTLGRDSSVSRSFDALTLETAEASRGSTSSIAESAIATSDPASSASAEVISSRDFSVSNLEVKPSAPPLLYSEADASRVPTLPIPLDIDLAGIPALKSPSKGSEHAPDTPANNNMAREEPRGGQTDISSVQDPHLMFKPGGNPTHLITPSEIMAGVLSSSENTQVNQAIKSNELKIKDRAASDSYESVEMDVKVVDESRLNQNLEFTRKDSQGALEENKEKIAKNSETSTEVVDRDSALKEISGLEDLHSRDEKTTAEFLEQPPGTSKEEVQDSTKDVPEKFEESAVATVAQSASAAKGKKQKAKQPQASIPSSPVVSPFNSTDSSNEPGSSESVPPTDAVLPQISSMHDMLNQVIALQKDLQKQMSVMVVVPVTKEGKRVEAALGRTMEKSIKANVDAMWARFQEENAKFEKAERDRTQQITNLITSCMNKDLPTLFERALKKEISALAPAVARAMTPVVEKTISSAIADAFQRGVGDKAVNQLEKSVNSKLEATVARQIQAQFQTSGKQALQDSLRSCLESSLIPAFEQSCRVMFEQVDATFQKGMSEHTAAAQQQLEAAHTPLAITLRDAVNSASSITQSLTTELVDGQRKLLALLAAANPKAVNPNAQANNGPMAGLPDLQVEAPLDPTKELNRLISERKYEEAFTMALQRSDVSIVSWLCSQVDLHGICSTVPLPLNQGVLLALLQQLACDISNETSRKVAWMTDVAVAINPTDPMISVHVRPIFEQVYNILAHQRSLPSTTASEATNIRLIMHVINSVLMSCK from the exons ATGGCGTCCCCCTCCGGAAACCCTAACCAATCCAGCCCCTTCGAGCTCGGGAAGCTGTTCAAGCCCCctcccaaccctaaccctaaccctagcgcACCCCCTCCCTTCCCGCCTCCGTCCTCCTacgccgccgctccgccgccgtaccaggcggcgccgccgcccctcGGGCCCTACTCGTACCCTCCCGCCACGCCGCCGCTCCACCACCACCCCTTCCTCCACTACCCCAAGGAGCCCCTCCACCGCCCCACCATCTCCTACCCCGCGCCCCCTCCCCACCTTACGAGCCCGACCCCGAGCCCGACCCCGAACCCTAGCCCCCCCGCGGGGCCGAACGCCGGCGCCCGCCTCATGCAGCTCCTCGGGAACGCCGCCCCGACCCACCTCGAATCGGTGGTCTCGATGCCCCTCCCCTCATCCATCCTGCAGGActtcccgccgccgccgtcgcctgcggCGAGCTCGCCGATCTTGCAGGCGATCCCGTCGGCGCCGCCGGCCGTCATGGCGGGGGTCGCGCAGCCGCCGCCGGCGAGGATGCCAAGCAGCAAGATGCCGAGGGGGCGGCACCTCGGCGCCGGCGATCGGGCCGTGTACGACGTGGACTCGAGGCTGCAAGGGGAGTCGCAGCCGCCTCAGCTCGAGGTGACGCCGATCACCAAGTACACCTCGGATCCGGGGCTCGTCCTGGGCCGTCAGATCGCGGTGAACAGGTCGTACATTGTTTACGGTCTCAAACTCGGCAATATCAGGGTGCTCAACATCAACACGGCGTTGAGGTCTCTTCTTCGGGGGCACACTCAG aggGTTACGGACATGGCTTTCTTTGCTGAAGATGTTCACCTTTTAGCAAG TGCCAGTGTAGATGGGAGGGTTTTTGTGTGGAAGATTGATGAGGGACCTGATGAGGAAAATAAGCCACAAATAACAGGAAAAATTGTTATTGCGATACAGATTGTCGGAGATGCAGAATCGTTTCATCCAAGAATATGTTGGCACTCTCACAAACAA GAGATTTTATTTGTTGGAATTGGCAAACTTGTCCTAAAGATTGATGTAACGAAAGTAGGACGTGGAAAAGAGTTTACTGCAGAGGAACCTCTTAAAAGCCCAATGGAGAAGCCGATCGATGGAGTGCAGCTTATTGGTAAACATGATGGGGATGTGACTGATTTATCGATATCCCAGTGGATGACAACTCGATTAGCTTCAGCATCAAAAGATGGCACG GTAAAGATTTGGGATGAGCGCAAGGGAGTGCCTCTTGCTATTTTGAAGCCACATGATGGGCAAGCTGTTAACTCTGTTGCATTCTTGACATCACCTCATCGTCCCGATCACATCAATCTTATAACAGCT GGTCCGCTAAACCGAGAAGTTAGAATTTGGGCTTCTGAGAGTGAAGAAGGTTGGCTATTGCCAAGTGATTCTGAATTGTGGCAGTGTAATCAAACCTTGGATTTGAGAAGTTCTTCAGAACCTCGGCTTGAGGAGGCCTTCTTTAACCAAGTTGTGGTTTTGCCTCGAGCAAGCCTCATTATACTTGCAAATGCAAAAAAGAATGCAATATATGCAGTCCATATTGAATATGGCCCATTTCCAGCTGCTACACGCATGGATTACATAGCAGATTTCACCGTTACAATGCCAATTTTGAGTCTCACGGGAACCAATGAATACCTTCCTGATGGAGAACAGGTCGTTCAAGTCTATTGTGTTCAGACAATGGCTATTCAGCAGTATGCCCTGGATTTGGCACAATGTCTACCTCCACCAAATGATGGTAATACTACACTGGGAAGAGATTCTTCTGTCTCTCGTTCTTTTGACGCCCTTACTTTGGAAACAGCTGAAGCTTCCCGTGGAAGTACTTCTAGCATCGCTGAGAGTGCAATTGCGACTTCAGACCCTGCATCCTCGGCTTCTGCAGAAGTTATTAGTAGTCGTGATTTCTCTGTATCTAATCTTGAAGTCAAACCATCAGCACCTCCACTTCTTTATTCAGAGGCTGATGCCTCACGTGTTCCAACATTGCCCATTCCTTTGGATATAGATCTTGCAGGAATTCCTGCTTTAAAAAGCCCTTCAAAAGGTTCTGAACATGCACCTGATACTCCTGCAAATAATAACATGGCAAGGGAGGAACCTAGAGGGGGTCAAACTGATATATCATCAGTTCAGGATCCTCATTTAATGTTTAAACCAGGTGGCAATCCAACCCATCTTATAACTCCATCTGAAATTATGGCAGGTGTCTTATCTTCCTCTGAGAATACTCAGGTCAATCAAGCAATAAAAAGCAATGAATTGAAAATTAAAGATAGGGCCGCTAGTGATAGCTATGAGAGTGTAGAGATGGACGTAAAGGTTGTGGATGAGAGTAGATTAAACCAAAATTTGGAATTCACTAGAAAAGATTCTCAAGGTGCTCTCGAggagaacaaagaaaaaatcgCCAAAAATTCAGAAACCAGTACTGAGGTAGTTGATCGAGATTCTGCACTAAAAGAGATTTCTGGTTTGGAAGATTTGCATTCTAGAGATGAAAAGACAACTGCAGAGTTCTTGGAGCAGCCACCTGGTACTAGTAAGGAAGAGGTGCAAGACAGCACGAAAGATGTCCCCGAGAAATTTGAAGAGTCGGCTGTTGCTACTGTAGCACAATCTGCTTCAGCTGCAAAAGGGAAGAAGCAGAAAGCGAAGCAACCTCAAGCATCCATTCCATCGTCCCCTGTTGTAAGCCCTTTTAACTCTACGGACTCATCAAATGAACCAGGAAGCAGCGAGAGTGTACCTCCAACTGATGCTGTTTTGCCTCAAATCTCATCCATGCATGACATGTTGAACCAG GTTATTGCATTGCAAAAGGATCTGCAGAAACAGATGAGTGTAATGGTTGTTGTTCCTGTTACCAAGGAAGGCAAAAGAGTGGAAGCAGCCCTAGGGAGGACAATGGAGAAATCTATCAAGGCTAATGTCGACGCTATGTGGGCCCGCTTCCAAGAGGAAAATGCGAAATTTGAGAAGGCTGAGAGGGATCGAACCCAACAGATTACTAATTTGATCACAAGCTGTATGAACAAGGATCTACCTACCTTATTCGAAAGGGCACTAAAGAAGGAAATATCAGCTCTGGCTCCTGCTGTAGCTCGCGCAATGACACCGGTTGTCGAGAAGACCATATCTTCAGCTATAGCGGATGCCTTTCAG AGAGGGGTTGGGGATAAGGCAGTGAATCAGCTGGAGAAGTCGGTTAATTCGAAACTGGAAGCTACGGTGGCTAGGCAAATCCAAGCACAGTTCCAAACTTCCGGCAAACAAGCTCTTCAG GATTCATTGCGATCTTGTTTGGAATCATCACTTATCCCTGCATTCGAGCAATCTTGTAGAGTAATGTTTGAGCAAGTTGATGCCACATTCCAGAAAGGCATGTCTGAACACACTGCCGCTGCTCAGCAGCAACTGGAGGCGGCACATACTCCACTGGCTATTACTCTGAGG GATGCAGTCAACTCTGCATCATCGATCACCCAGAGTCTCACCACTGAATTAGTTGATGGCCAGCGCAAGTTGTTGGCTCTTCTTGCGGCGGCAAACCCTAAAGCAGTCAATCCAAATGCCCAGGCAAACAATGGCCCTATGGCTGGTCTTCCTGATTTG CAGGTTGAGGCACCATTGGATCCCACAAAGGAACTGAATAGACTGATATCTGAAAGGAAGTACGAGGAAGCTTTCACGATGGCTCTTCAAAGAAGCGATGTCTCCATTGTCTCTTGGCTTTGCTCTCAG GTTGATTTGCATGGGATATGCTCCACCGTGCCGCTTCCGCTTAACCAAGGAGTGCTCCTCGCTCTTCTACAGCAGTTAGCATGCGACATCAGCAACGAGACGTCACGTAAGGTCGCGTGGATGACGGACGTGGCCGTTGCGATCAATCCCACCGACCCAATGATCTCGGTTCACGTGCGGCCGATATTCGAGCAAGTCTACAACATTTTGGCCCACCAAAGATCACTACCGTCCACGACAGCTTCTGAAGCTACCAATATCCGGCTTATAATGCACGTCATCAACTCGGTGCTAATGAGCTGTAAATGA